CAATGTTCGCTTAAGATATGCCTGAAGCGTGAACTGTCCAGCACCGTCCCCGACCCGAAGACTCTCTCAGGGGACAGGCCTGTTGCTTTCAAGGCGGCGTAAGTCAGTACATCCAACGGGTTGCTGGCGATGATAAGAATATTCTCATCTGTCAGGGCCATTTGGGTTAGACAATCCTTTAAAATGCGATAATTTGTTTTTAAAAGGTCCATTCTGGTTTCGCCGGGTTTTTGGCCCGCCCCGGCGGTAAAGATAATAATGCCCGCGTCGCGGCAGTCCTCAAAGTTCCCGGCATAAATCTGAATTGGTTTGATAAAAGCCGCGGCATGGGCAAGGTCCATGGCCTCTCCCTCGGCCTTGGCCTTGTGAACGTCCACCAGCGCCAGTTCTGTGGCCAACCCGCTCACGGCCAGGGCAAAAGCAGTCGAAGCCCCCACTGCCCCCACCCCCACCACGGCTATTTTACGGTTTTTGATACTCAATGCCATCAGCCCCGTCCGTATAATATCAGCTAGATTATCCCGATAACAGATTGATTATTCCAGACCGGCAAAATACCTTGACAAAAACTATCTGGATCTATAGTCTTATATGTATTATTGTGCACGGTTATCAGTCCTCGTGGACACAAATAGACGGCAGGTGATAAAATATTGACTAAATGGTATAAGAATCCTGAGATTATCAAGTGGTTGTTGCTGATAATAGCCACCATCGCCTTAGGCGCATTTATTCTTACATCACAATTGGTACCGGACAAATATAGACTCTGGCTGGCTATTCTGGATTATGCTGTTTTTACCTTTGCAAACTATAAGATAATCCATTTAAGAAATAAAGACCGCCAAAAGGCGATCCAGGACAGTGAAAACAGAGCTGCCAGACGGCAGGCGGAACGTTTGAAAAATAAATAGTCGTCCCGATATTTCTTACGGATATTAATGAAAGTATCAAAAAAATCTAAAAAAACCTGCCGCTTCCGTAACAGGACGAAAGCGGCAGGTTTTTTTGATCGCTTATGAGAGTATTTCTAATCCTTAAGAGCACTTCTCATTTGCACATGGCCCCATAGAAATGCAGCAACAGTGTCTGTAGACTCCCTTATACTGCTTCTCGTTCTAATAAAAGCGTTACCGCCTACAAGTCCGGCGCCGGCGCGCCGTATGCGGTTGAAATCGCACCCGCATTGTCAAGTTTCCAACTTCTGCCGGCGCCCATAGCGGCATGATTGTTAAATTGCACTCCCTTTTCTTAGCCCCCCTCCAGCTGCGGTATGATCTGGACCTGATCATCGTGGTTCAGCATAGCATTCCTACTGCTGAACTTTCCGTTCACCAGCACCACGCCCACATACCCGGAAGAGAGACCCAGCTTTGCCAGCATTTTTTCGATATCAGTTCCTTCGGGAACATCCAAAACCATCTTGCCGCCGGCAGGGCTCTTAAGGTATTCAACCAGTTCTCCGAAAACCTGGATCCTTACTCTCATCGAACCTCACCTCTAACCGATGTTCTGCTTATATTTTTTCAATTTCCTGACCACCGTAGGCTGGCTTACACCGAGCATTTTGGCGGTCTGGTAGGTGTTCTTGCAGTTCTCGTAAGCCGAGAGGAAAAGCTGTTTCTCGACCTCCTCTATCGCCTCCGGCAATGAGACCACGCCTGGCACAGTAACTTTATCCTGCTTGTTCAGCGGGTTAGGCAGATTATGAATATAACCCGGGAGATGCTGTGGCTCAATCAGATCGGCCGGAGTAATCACTACCAGCTGCTCAACCATGTTTTCCAATTCCCTGATATTCCCCGGCCAACGATACCTGAGCAGATAACTAAAAGCGTCGTTGCTGATCTTCTTATCCATCTGGTGTTTCTTGTTGAACTTGTCAAGGAAACATCCCAACAAGGGCACGATATCGTCTTTACGTTCCCGCAGCGGCGGTATCGTAATCGGAATAACATTGAGCCGGTAGAAAAGGTCCTCCCGGAACTTCTTCTGCACCACCAGCTTCTCCAGATCTCTATTGGTGGCGGCAATGATCCTGATATCGACCTCAATGGCTTTGGTGCCGCCCACCCGGTAGAAGGTCCTCTCCTGGATCACCTGAAGCAGCTTGGCCTGTAATGCAAGCGGCATCTCTCCAATCTCATCCAGGAAAAGTGTCCCGTGGTTGGCCAGTTCGATCAAGCCCACCTTGCCCTTTTTCAAGGCCCCGGTAAAGGCCCCCGGCTCGTAGCCGAAAAGTTCGGATTCCAGCAGATTTTCCGGGATGGCGGCACAGTTGATCTTCATGAAAGAGCTCTTTTTTCTGGTGCTGTTCCGGTGGATGAACTTGGTTACCACTTCCTTGCCGACCCCCGATTCGCCCCTCACCAGTACGGTGGAATCGGTACGGGCCACTCTCATGGCCAGTTCTACGACCTGCTGCATCGCCGCCGAGCGGGCTATGAAATTACCCTCTCCACGGGTCATCTGTCTAACCCGCATCTCTACCAGTTCCGAATAGTAATGGTCCTTTAAGCGACGCTCCTCTTCGGTCTGATTTTTCCACCGGTTCAGTTCAGTGATATCCCTGGCGCTACTCACCACCCGCCAGATATTGCCTTGCTCGTCGAAAAGCGGCGTCCCGGTTACGATCACTACTCGATCTGTAACATTCTGCAGGATCGTAACCTTTGATTTCGTTTTCAATACCTCCAGGGTGCTCGATTTATTAAATAACCCCTTGGCAACAATATCCTTAACATTCAATCCGACCACTACATCTTTCTCAAGGCCGGTGGTCCTGTTGCAAGCAGCATTGATCCGCAAGGTTTTACCTTCGCCGTCTGTGATATACATACTGTCAGAAGAGGTGTCAAGAACTGCATCAAGTTCCTTGTAAGCTTCTTCCATCTTTTTCCGGACAGAGATATCCCGGCAAACCAATATTCCACCGAGGTTTCTTTTTCTCCCCAGTATGATGGGTTCGAACTTAAGCAGATAGTGGGTTTTATCTACTATTATCTCTTTTTCCAGGCTTCGTTTACCGGCCAAAGCATCCACAATTTCATCAATATCGTTGATCAATTCTTCTATCCTGGAACCAGCAAGCTCATTCTTTTTGCGCCCCAGCCATTTGGCAGCTTTCTGATTGACCAGGGTAACTATTCCTCTGCTGTCGATGATAAGTACCATGTCATTACTGGTCTTTAGCATCCTGGATAACAGCAGCTTGAGCATCTTGTCCCGGCTGTAATTGATTTTGCTCAATTTTACACCCCCTATAATGACCACTGATGCAACTAAAAATGGGCCTGTGACCGGAGAATTGTGCCAACATAGGACAGCAATATGATAATTAAGTGATAATTACGCGCTAATGGAAAATTAATTATATTGTTAGTAAGTGTTTTGTATTTTATTTACAAATTCTATTATGGTTAAAGAAATTATGACATCAAACGACATAAAGTGAGTTTATATAATTATTCGACTAATATTTCATACTCCCTTCTATTTAAAAAAAAAATTCAAAGGAAGCGCTATGACTAACGCCTCCTTTGAATAGTGTTTCTAGTAACGAATTAGAAATTGAGAACAGCATCAAGCTCTTCAGGTGTTATATCGAAAACGACTCCCTTTGGTTCAAGCGGTTCATTGCTGAAAAATTCAGGCAGCCTGTTATCAGCATTGGTGAAGCCTGCTAGTTTATTAAAGGACATTTCTACCCTGAGGAGATCTTTGCCCCTTTCCAGAAGCTCATCTAGAGTGATATCCTTACCCACATACTTTGAAAACACCTTGACCAGTGTATCCATGGTCGGCGGCATCGGTCCTATAAAGAGGCACAACCCAAGTCCGTCCACAACGGCGGTCATGATCTGCAGTTTGCGGGAGATTTCCACCTGTTGATCCTTACTGTTGGTATCAACACCGAAGCGTCCCGGCAAGCCGTTGCCTAGAGTGTGGTCGGCGCCCTGCGTCCCGGTAGCGTAGGTAACGCCGGTCCCTTTCAAGGCTCTCGGGTCATATGCCGACATATTCTGTCCCTTGGAGGCCGGTACACGGGTTACGCCCAGGACCTTGCCGGTAATGGTAGAACCATTACCGAGAAGCCTGCCGAGAATAGTGCCTTTACCAATCTGTTCCACCATATCTAAGGCTGCTTCTTCATCGCCAAAACTGGCAATTCCTGCTTCCATAGCAACGCCCACAGCCCCGCCGACGTCCATCGTGTCGACACCGTAGTCGTTGCAAAGCCTGTTCAACCTGGCAATAGTTTCCAGGTTATCGATATCAAGATTGGATCCAAATAGTGCGACGGTCTCGAACTCAATCGCCGAAACAACGTACTTGCCGTCTTTATCATGGTAAACATTGGAACACCTGACGACACAACCAGGGGAGCAGGCATGTCCCACTCTACCGCCGTTTCCTATACATGCCGCAGCTAGA
This region of Pelotomaculum schinkii genomic DNA includes:
- a CDS encoding sigma 54-interacting transcriptional regulator, which encodes MSKINYSRDKMLKLLLSRMLKTSNDMVLIIDSRGIVTLVNQKAAKWLGRKKNELAGSRIEELINDIDEIVDALAGKRSLEKEIIVDKTHYLLKFEPIILGRKRNLGGILVCRDISVRKKMEEAYKELDAVLDTSSDSMYITDGEGKTLRINAACNRTTGLEKDVVVGLNVKDIVAKGLFNKSSTLEVLKTKSKVTILQNVTDRVVIVTGTPLFDEQGNIWRVVSSARDITELNRWKNQTEEERRLKDHYYSELVEMRVRQMTRGEGNFIARSAAMQQVVELAMRVARTDSTVLVRGESGVGKEVVTKFIHRNSTRKKSSFMKINCAAIPENLLESELFGYEPGAFTGALKKGKVGLIELANHGTLFLDEIGEMPLALQAKLLQVIQERTFYRVGGTKAIEVDIRIIAATNRDLEKLVVQKKFREDLFYRLNVIPITIPPLRERKDDIVPLLGCFLDKFNKKHQMDKKISNDAFSYLLRYRWPGNIRELENMVEQLVVITPADLIEPQHLPGYIHNLPNPLNKQDKVTVPGVVSLPEAIEEVEKQLFLSAYENCKNTYQTAKMLGVSQPTVVRKLKKYKQNIG
- a CDS encoding MoaD/ThiS family protein, whose amino-acid sequence is MRVRIQVFGELVEYLKSPAGGKMVLDVPEGTDIEKMLAKLGLSSGYVGVVLVNGKFSSRNAMLNHDDQVQIIPQLEGG
- a CDS encoding aldehyde ferredoxin oxidoreductase C-terminal domain-containing protein produces the protein MAKLLRVNLAKGQVHYEDVPEKYRLLAGRSLTSQIVLDEVEPICEPLGELNKLVIAPGLFAGTRCPNSNRIFIGAKSPLTGTIKESNAGGTVARKLAKLGIKGIIIEGKPASDAWNVLVIKKDEAILVPSQELVGLGNYKTMESLHESYGAKVGIMSIGQAGEMMLSAASVAVSDPDGLPNRHCGRGGMGAVLGSKRIKAIVVDDTGADDAIAEIADPEGFNEVCKEWTKTLAANTVGLKNFGTTNLVNPINAVGGLPVKNFSQGSYDRFEKINGQALAAACIGNGGRVGHACSPGCVVRCSNVYHDKDGKYVVSAIEFETVALFGSNLDIDNLETIARLNRLCNDYGVDTMDVGGAVGVAMEAGIASFGDEEAALDMVEQIGKGTILGRLLGNGSTITGKVLGVTRVPASKGQNMSAYDPRALKGTGVTYATGTQGADHTLGNGLPGRFGVDTNSKDQQVEISRKLQIMTAVVDGLGLCLFIGPMPPTMDTLVKVFSKYVGKDITLDELLERGKDLLRVEMSFNKLAGFTNADNRLPEFFSNEPLEPKGVVFDITPEELDAVLNF
- a CDS encoding L-lactate dehydrogenase, with product MKNRKIAVVGVGAVGASTAFALAVSGLATELALVDVHKAKAEGEAMDLAHAAAFIKPIQIYAGNFEDCRDAGIIIFTAGAGQKPGETRMDLLKTNYRILKDCLTQMALTDENILIIASNPLDVLTYAALKATGLSPERVFGSGTVLDSSRFRHILSEHCGVAPRNVHATVVGEHGDSEVMLWSLADIAGTRIDHFCELVGVPPIKREEVDKQVRNAGYEIISRKGATYYAVSLAIKRICESVIRDENTILSVSGLVDGHYGIDGCCLSLPSIVNSRGRGYPLELPLAAEEEAALRRSAEVLRKAIASLNL